A stretch of the Corylus avellana chromosome ca6, CavTom2PMs-1.0 genome encodes the following:
- the LOC132183740 gene encoding uncharacterized protein LOC132183740, whose translation MSGAPRVRSMNVADSEETRPVLGPAGNGNKTGSLSARKPCLKPLRKVEKSAGEATLAEDKKARNSSTVTTSSPQLHSANVPSVLRRHEQLLHSNLSLNASCSSDASTDSFHSRASTGRLIRSNSVGSRRKPYPSKPRSVASDGGLESPPDGLQTKKRCAWVTPNADPCYAALHDEEWGVPVHDDKKLFELLVLSGALAELTWPVILSKRHIFREAFADFDPVTVSKLNEKKMIAPGSTASSLLSESKLRAIIENARQISKVIDEFGSFDKYIWSFVNHKPIVSRFRYPRQVPVKTPKADVISKDLVRRGFRSVGPTVIYSFMQVAGITNDHLISCFRFQECIDAAEGKEENGIMDKAKETNPDNAIESELSIAIDELSLSSE comes from the exons ATGTCGGGAGCTCCAAGAGTGAGGTCTATGAATGTGGCTGATTCGGAGGAGACGAGGCCAGTTCTTGGTCCTGCGGGGAACGGGAACAAGACAGGGTCGTTGAGTGCACGAAAGCCCTGCTTGAAACCATTGAGAAAGGTCGAGAAATCGGCTGGGGAGGCTACATTGGCCGAAGATAAGAAAGCCCGTAACTCCTCTACGGTTACTACTTCCTCCCCTCAGCTGCATTCTGCCAATGTGCCTTCAGTGCTTCGCAGGCACGAGCAGTTGTTGCATTCCAATTTGTCATTAAATGCTTCGTGTTCGTCCGATGCTTCTACGGATTCTTTTCATAGTCGGGCGTCTACTGGCAGGTTGATTCGATCGAACAGTGTAGGGAGCAGGCGGAAGCCGTATCCTTCGAAGCCGAGAAGTGTTGCTTCTGATGGTGGTTTGGAGTCTCCACCTGATGGTTTGCAGACTAAGAAGAGGTGTGCGTGGGTGACACCAAATGCGG ACCCATGCTATGCTGCTTTGCATGATGAGGAATGGGGAGTTCCAGTACACGATGACAA GAAATTGTTTGAGCTGCTTGTTCTTTCTGGTGCTTTGGCTGAACTTACATGGCCTGTCATTTTAAGCAAAAGGCATATCTTTAG GGAAGCATTCGCAGATTTTGATCCAGTCACTGTCTCAAAATTGAATGAAAAGAAGATGATAGCACCAGGAAGCACTGCAAGCTCCCTTTTATCAGAGTCAAAGCTACGTGCTATCATTGAGAATGCACGCCAAATATCTAAG GTCATAGATGAGTTTGGGTCATTTGACAAGTACATCTGGAGCTTTGTGAACCACAAGCCCATAGTTAGCAGATTCCGATATCCTCGCCAAGTTCCGGTGAAAACTCCAAAAGCAGACGTGATAAGCAAAGACCTGGTGAGACGGGGATTCCGGAGCGTGGGCCCCACTGTCATCTACTCATTCATGCAGGTAGCAGGAATAACAAATGACCATCTCATCAGTTGCTTTAGATTCCAGGAGTGTATAGACGCAGCAGAAGGGAAGGAAGAGAATGGCATCATGGATAAGGCCAAAGAGACAAACCCTGATAACGCTATCGAATCAGAACTATCCATTGCCATTGATGAATTGAGTTTATCTTCAGAATGA
- the LOC132183741 gene encoding uncharacterized protein LOC132183741: MVATNLKSETMALMDKRSAMEAEMNDIIGHLCQPGGPGLSGNLTDSEGFPLSDIDIPVVRAERHRLSELRNDHRELTEKINQNIQVLHSARLPSGSSPPNESGNDDGLNNQNSPFVNAVPSASSPNAMDVDLMVSVPYAFVDVIADASPAAEDGLQLGDQIVKFGNVEAGENLSQRLLSEAQTNQGCAIPVVVMRQGALINLTVTPRTWQGRGLLGCHFQLL, from the exons ATGGTGGCGACGAACCTGAAATCTGAGACGATGGCTCTGATGGATAAGAGGAGCGCCATGGAGGCCGAGATGAACGACATCATCGGCCACCTCTGCCAGCCCGGCGGCCCTGGCCTTTCCGGCAATCTCACCGATTCCgag GGTTTTCCTCTCTCGGATATCGACATTCCTGTTGTTCGAGCAGAGCGGCATCGTCTTTCTG AGCTGCGGAATGATCACAGGGAGTTAACTGAGAAAATAAATCAGAATATACAAGTTCTGCACTCGGCAAGGCTTCCTTCTGGGTCTTCACCTCCCAATGAATCAG GTAATGATGATGGGTTAAACAACCAAAACTCGCCATTTGTTAATGCTGTTCCATCTGCATCATCTCCCAATGCTATGGATGTGGATCTGATGGTCAGTGTACCATATGCATTTGTTGACGTAATTGCCGATGCATCACCAGCAGCAGAGGATGGTTTACAGCTGGGAGATCAGATTGTCAAATTTGGAAATGTTGAAGCTGGCGAAAATTTGTCGCAAAGGTTGTTGTCTGAAGCTCAGACAAATCAAGGTTGTGCCATTCCTGTAGTAGTTATGAGGCAGGGTGCACTGATCAACTTGACAGTAACACCCAGAACATGGCAAGGCAGGGGACTTCTGGG ATGCCATTTCCAGCTCTTATAA
- the LOC132183874 gene encoding leucine aminopeptidase 1-like: MAAIVVSLASALVASSSRSSSSLVFAKLRSSTALRVSFAVSPFSSRRGRFMAHTLAQATLGLTLPASIEAPKVSFAAKEIDVTEWKGDILAVGVTEKDMSKDDNSRFENSILKKLDSQLGGLLAEASSEEDFTGKVGQSTVLRLPGLGSKRVGLIGLGQSASTTAAFRGLGEAVAAAAKAAQASDVAIVLASSEGLSAELKLNTATAIASGTVLGLYEDNRYKSESKKPALKSVDILGLGTGPELEKKLKYAEYVSSAVIFGRELVNSPANVLTPVVLAEEASKIASLYSDVLSATILDAEECKKLKMGSYLGVAAASANAPYFIHLCYKPPGGSAKVKLALVGKGLTFDSGGYNIKTGPGCLIELMKFDMGGSAAVLGAAKAIGQIKPPGVEVHFIVAACENMISGTGMRPGDIVTASNGKTIEVNNTDAEGRLTLADALVYACNQGVEKIVDLATLTGACIVALGPSIAGIFTPSDDLAKEVVAASEVSGEKLWRMPLEESYWESMKSGVADMVNTGGRPGGAITAALFLKQFVDEKVQWMHIDLAGPVWNEKKRAATGFGIATLVEWVLKNSS, encoded by the exons ATGGCCGCCATTGTTGTGTCATTGGCATCCGCACTCGTTGCTTCATCTTCTCGTTCTTCTTCGTCTTTGGTCTTCGCGAAGCTACGGTCTTCGACTGCGCTTCGAGTTTCTTTTGCGGTCTCACCCTTTAGCTCTCGTAGAGGAAGGTTTATGGCTCACACTCTCGCCCAGGCCACTCTCGGCCTCACTCTGCCGGCTAGTATCGAAGCCCCTAAG GTCTCTTTTGCTGCGAAAGAGATTGATGTGACGGAATGGAAGGGAGACATACTTGCAGTGGGTGTCACAGAGAAAGACATGTCAAAGGATGATAACTCAAGATTTGAGAATTCAATTTTGAAGAAGTTGGATTCTCAGTTGGGTGGTTTATTGGCTGAAGCCTCTTCCGAGGAGGATTTTACCGGTAAGGTTGGCCAGTCAACGGTTCTTAGGCTTCCGGGTCTTGGCTCAAAGAGGGTTGGCTTGATTGGGCTTGGACAGTCTGCTTCAACTACAGCTGCTTTCCGGGGTCTTGGTGAGGCGGTTGCAGCAGCAGCAAAGGCAGCTCAAGCAAGTGATGTTGCCATTGTGCTGGCTTCTTCCGAGGGGCTCTCTGCTGAATTGAAGCTTAACACAGCTACGGCGATAGCATCTG GAACTGTACTTGgattatatgaagataatagATACAAATCAGAGTCAAAGAAACCCGCTCTTAAGTCTGTTGATATTCTTGGTCTTGGAACTGGACCTGAACTGGAAAAGAAGCTCAAGTACGCTGAATATGTTTCATCTGCAGTAATTTTTGGGCGAGAGCTTGTGAATTCACCTGCCAATGTACTCACCCCTG TGGTACTAGCAGAAGAGGCTTCAAAGATTGCTTCCTTGTACAGCGATGTTCTTTCTGCTACAATTTTAGATGCTGaagaatgcaaaaaattgaagatGGGGTCATATCTGGGTGTAGCTGCAGCCTCTGCAAATGCCCCTTACTTCATACATTTGTGCTATAAACCTCCAGGTGGATCTGCCAAAGTTAAGTTGGCGTTAGTTGGAAAGGGGTTGACCTTTGACAG TGGTGGCTACAACATCAAGACAGGACCTGGCTGTTTAATTGAGCTCATGAAATTTGATATGGGGGGTTCGGCAGCAGTTTTAGGTGCAGCAAAAGCTATTGGTCAAATTAAACCTCCTGGAGTAGAG GTTCATTTCATTGTGGCAGCCTGTGAGAATATGATAAGTGGAACAGGTATGAGGCCTGGAGACATTGTCACGGCATCAAATGGAAAGACTATTGAG GTTAATAACACCGATGCTGAAGGCAGACTTACACTGGCAGATGCTTTGGTATATGCTTGTAACCAAGGTGTCGAGAAG ATAGTTGACCTGGCAACCTTAACTGGGGCTTGCATAGTTGCTCTTGGGCCTTCAATTGCAG GTATCTTTACACCCAGTGATGACTTGGCCAAGGAGGTAGTTGCAGCTTCAGAGGTCAGTGGGGAGAAACTTTGGAGAATGCCATTGGAGGAAAGCTATTGGGAGTCAATGAAATCAGGAGTAGCTGATATGGTCAACACCGGTGGTCGTCCGGGTGGTGCTATCACTGCTGCTCTATTCTTGAAGCAG TTTGTTGATGAGAAGGTTCAATGGATGCATATTGACCTGGCTGGCCCAGTTTGGAACGAAAAGAAACGCGCTGCAACAGGATTTGGCATTGCTACTTTAGTGGAGTGGGTTTTGAAGAACTCTTCTTAG
- the LOC132183738 gene encoding TMV resistance protein N-like, whose translation MAVQATSSSSSSSSLSRQWGYDVFLSFRGTDTRNTVTARLHKALTQKGINTYIDDDNLRRGDEISAALLEAIDESRISIVVLSENYASSSWCLDELVRIVECKKSKQQIVLPVFYKVNPSVVRDQSESYGKALAKLEERVKDDRLQRWKAALKEVADSSEWRLRKKGSESEFIKKIVQWVSRVVNRTYLNVAMHPVGVDTHVQEINSHLSIGMNDTRMIGIFGPGGIGKTTIAKAIYNLIAYQFEGSCFLTNTRETSKQDLGLVQLQKTLLREILGKVGSLKFDEVDQGINVMKKRLRSKKVLLILDDVDQLVQLETLAGKHDWFGLGSRIIITTRDRNLLTKHEVNLMYKVEELDHNKALQLFSLHAFKKDRPEDDYLELTEHVIQYTGGLPLALTVLGTDLHGRSVQQWKSALDKYKRIPNKTIQEKLRISYDGLGDTEKNIFLDIACFFNGQDADYVIKILDNCNFFPNSGIKVLMDKSLITIDEFNRLMMHNLLQEMGREIVRLESPKELGQRSRLWFHEDIRHVLEENTGTNKIQGILVDLLEQDPICLSPEAFEKMKKLRIFINHNACFSEEPSFLSNELRLLDWPDYTVESLPPNFQGENLVVFRMRNSCLQGVKGFQNFQNLTILEFSNCKFLRKIPDVSGIPNLKEVTLDGCTNLVELHHFVGFLDKLLDLSLQECSNLRSSLRSFKLRSPEYLSLENCSRLKNFPPIESLMECVRSLDLQYIGIEELPSPIGYLIGLKGDHPFGITLWENKIPNQFSHHKGASNGNSCEINIDEACEIEINERAYMDGEMRGIAFNAVFGIMDGHMKDSFDFFADVSNDGSDNVWLHYHVRESFKLKGDDLQVCFGFESDSVSLKNRRVCMVRRHEEKATDRMLNPQDLGVLHEDVDVHLGVPDEDIENSIDMMDGIQLTKRGRDDDDYANLESNWHPQQKRRSSTLDIKISDERICHLVNHSYSNQITLGTC comes from the exons ATGGCTGTCCAAgcaacttcttcctcttcctcttcttcttctctcagcCGTCAATGGGGTTACGATGTGTTCTTGAGCTTCAGAGGCACAGATACTCGCAACACAGTTACTGCCCGTCTACACAAGGCTTTGACTCAGAAGGGAATCAACACCTACATAGACGACGACAACCTTAGAAGAGGAGACGAAATTTCAGCAGCACTTCTGGAAGCCATTGACGAGTCAAGGATTTCAATCGTTGTACTCTCTGAAAACTATGCGTCATCGTCATGGTGCTTGGACGAGCTGGTTAGGATCGTCGAGTGTAAGAAATCAAAGCAACAGATCGTTCTGCCGGTGTTTTACAAGGTAAATCCGTCGGTAGTACGGGATCAAAGCGAGAGTTATGGAAAAGCATTGGCTAAACTTGAAGAAAGGGTCAAGGATGACAGGTTGCAGAGGTGGAAGGCAGCCCTAAAAGAAGTGGCCGATTCGTCCGAATGGCGTTTAAGGAAGAAAGG GAGTGAATCAGAATTTATCAAGAAAATTGTTCAATGGGTCTCAAGAGTTGTAAATCGTACATACTTAAATGTTGCTATGCATCCGGTTGGAGTAGATACCCATGTACAAGAGATCAACTCACATTTAAGTATTGGGATGAACGACACACGAATGATAGGGATCTTTGGACCTGGTGGAATTGGGAAGACGACTATTGCCAAAGCGATCTATAACTTGATTGCTTATCAATTTGAAGGTAGCTGTTTTCTTACAAACACTAGAGAAACATCAAAGCAAGACCTTGGCTTGGTCCAATTGCAAAAGACACTTCTTCGTGAGATCCTTGGAAAAGTTGGAAGTTTGAAGTTTGATGAAGTTGATCAAGGAATCAATGTGATGAAAAAGAGACTTCGCTCTAAAAAGGTTCTTTTAATTCTTGACGATGTAGATCAGTTGGTCCAATTAGAAACATTGGCAGGAAAACatgattggtttggtttaggaagtagaatcatcataacaacaagagatagAAATTTACTAACTAAACATGAAGTTAATTTAATGTACAAGGTGGAGGAATTGGATCACAACAAAGCTCTTCAACTCTTTAGCTTGCATGCCTTCAAAAAAGACAGGCCTGAGGATGACTACTTGGAACTTACTGAACATGTAATACAGTATACTGGGGGCCTTCCACTAGCTTTGACAGTGTTGGGTACAGATCTACATGGTAGAAGTGTACAAcaatggaaaagtgcattggaTAAGTATAAGAGAATTCCTAACAAAACTATACAAGAAaaacttagaataagttatgatggattGGGTGACACCGAgaagaatatttttcttgacattGCATGTTTCTTCAATGGACAGGATGCAGATTATGTTATTAAAATACTAGATAATTGCAATTTCTTTCCAAATAGTGGTATCAAAGTGCTTATGGATAAGTCTCTCATAACTATCGATGAGTTTAACAGATTGATGATGCATAATTTattgcaagaaatgggtagagaaattgttcgactAGAATCGCCCAAAGAACTTGGCCAGCGTAGTagattgtggtttcatgaagaCATTCGTCATGTACTAGAAGAAAATACG GGAACAAACAAAATTCAAGGCATATTGGTAGATTTGCTTGAACAAGACCCCATATGTCTGAGTCCTGAAGCCtttgagaagatgaaaaagCTCAGAATATTTATAAACCATAATGCATGCTTTTCAGAAGAGCCTAGTTTTCTCTCTAATGAGTTAAGATTACTTGATTGGCCTGACTATACCGTGGAATCTTTACCACCCAATTTTCAAGGAGAGAACCTTGTTGTTTTTAGAATGCGTAATAGCTGCCTTCAGGGAGTAAAGGGATTCCAG aattttcaaaacttgacAATTTTGGAATTTTCTAATTGTAAATTCCTAAGAAAAATCCCAGATGTTTCAGGGATCCCAAATTTAAAGGAAGTGACTCTTGATGGCTGTACAAATTTAGTTGAGCTTCATCATTTTGTTGGATTCCTTGATAAACTCCTTGATTTGAGTCTTCAAGAATGCTCTAACCTTAGAAGTTCTCTGAGAAGCTTCAAGCTGAGATCTCCTGAATATCTTAGCCTTGAAAACTGCTCAAGGCTTAAGAACTTTCCTCCAATTGAGTCTCTAATGGAATGTGTAAGAAGCCTTGACTTACAATACATTGGTATAGAAGAATTGCCTTCGCCTATTGGGTACCTCATTGGGCTTAAG GGAGACCATCCATTTGGCATTACACTTTGGGAAAATAAGATTCCAAATCAGTTTAGCCATCATAAAGGGGCTTCAAATGGTAACTCATGtgaaataaatattgatgaagcTTGTGAAATAGAGATTAATGAGCGTGCATATATGGATGGAGAGATGAGAGGGATTGCTTTCAATGCTGTTTTTGGAATAATGGATGGACATATGAAagattcttttgatttttttgctgATGTCAGCAATGATGGTTCAGATAATGTTTGGTTGCACTACCATGTTCGAGAATCTTTTAAGCTAAAGGGAGATGATTTGcaagtttgttttggatttgAGTCAGATTCAGTGTCCCTCAAGAATCGTAGAGTCTGTATGGTACGTAGGCATGAAGAGAAAGCAACAGATCGTATGTTGAATCCTCAAGATCTAGGTGTGCTTCATGAGGATGTTGATGTCCATTTGGGTGTACCTGATGAAGATATTGAAAATTCGATAGATATGATGGATGGTATTCAACTTACTAAGAGAGGccgtgatgatgatgattatgcCAACTTGGAATCCAATTGGCATCCACAACAGAAGAGACGTTCATCAACTTTGGACATCAAAATTTCTGATGAGAGGATATGCCACTTGGTGAATCACAGCTACAGCAATCAAATCACCCTTGGCACTTGCtag